Proteins encoded together in one Streptomyces sp. NBC_01408 window:
- a CDS encoding ALQxL family class IV lanthipeptide, whose amino-acid sequence MAEFDIDALQVLPEDVRTEDARGEEHAAALITACRFRTSGC is encoded by the coding sequence ATGGCGGAGTTCGACATCGATGCCCTTCAGGTCCTGCCCGAGGACGTCCGTACCGAGGACGCCCGCGGTGAGGAGCACGCCGCCGCGCTGATCACGGCCTGCCGCTTCCGGACCAGCGGCTGCTGA
- a CDS encoding BTAD domain-containing putative transcriptional regulator — protein MDSEPPEQLRIAVLGPLRACRGGAPLDLGPVKRQAVLAALLLSRGAVVSHEQLMHGVWGSEPPASGHRVLASHVNPLRRALDADGTRHTESVIRSGKGWYRFAVDGVRLDVADLTERGVEARRTKASGELARAVDQLSSALALFRGEPLAGLPGLFAQAERERLSERRRGLRLDRLECLVLLGRFGDALDDLTILSPSDRYDESLLALRMRALYGCERQAEALNAYQGMRVRLRDELGVDPGEELHRLYEAVLRRDDEHLLGPAAARSAAQPARPRTRRTVNELPGDAGRLVGREAELAQLTEAYAPGSLSIVTVDGTAGVGKTALVVRAARELSDQYPDGSLFVDLRAHSTQRRHTPEQALQRLLRSLGAAKGELPSDLEELTAAWRAATSPLRLLLVLDDVQDADQVRPLLPAGAGSRVLVAGRRRLPELDADRRVTLEPLRSGGAVLLITHIIGEERASREPEATRRLAGLCDGLPLALRIAGSRLQDRRTWTVEYLVGRMAGDERRLGELSIGDRSVEAAFRLSYDQLAPDQQFGFRALGQAPTVEFDVLAPAAMLGRPPHDTERILESLVDANLLQQPRPGRYRLHDLVRVHARRLAEALPDEAAGTRTAALRLYLDAARIASDWGLPTGFPTGPQPSGAPFATWKDAEIWLDAAGGELVDVVGQAVVLGEVDYACWIAEALVDYFTRQGRYHESQTALEIALAHVDEATDPRMALALRNCLAYTGVYQRRYTQSRTVFTEALHLSRRGLDSIEETRALIGLASVDVSVGEADQAISRVAEALAVYRAPHNDWIASIGFVIKGLAHQLEGRNEEALAGFAEARTHADRGRRPRMLGRVLSFAAEIHLRRGRYAEAKSLLRQAVHLVGEAGDVFLCACSLTRLGTAEQGVGDPGAAVALHHQALIQHQLLSPLTEPAYDWLEMDIRSRLGRAYLATGRIHEALGQFQAVLELPDRRPGAL, from the coding sequence CCATACGGAGTCGGTGATCCGCAGCGGAAAGGGCTGGTACCGCTTCGCCGTCGACGGGGTCCGGCTCGATGTGGCGGACCTGACCGAGCGGGGCGTCGAGGCGCGGCGCACGAAGGCGTCCGGCGAGCTGGCCAGGGCCGTCGACCAGCTGTCCTCGGCGCTCGCACTGTTCCGGGGCGAGCCGCTGGCCGGCCTGCCGGGGTTGTTCGCGCAGGCCGAGCGGGAGCGGCTGTCGGAGCGCCGGCGAGGGCTCCGGCTGGACAGACTCGAATGCCTGGTCCTGCTCGGCCGGTTCGGTGATGCCCTGGACGACCTCACGATCCTGTCCCCGTCCGACCGGTACGACGAGTCGCTGCTGGCGCTGCGGATGCGGGCCCTGTACGGCTGTGAACGCCAGGCGGAAGCGCTGAACGCCTATCAGGGCATGCGCGTACGGCTGCGTGACGAGCTCGGCGTCGATCCGGGGGAAGAGCTCCACCGGCTGTACGAAGCGGTGCTGCGCCGCGACGACGAACACCTGCTCGGTCCGGCCGCTGCGCGCTCCGCCGCGCAGCCCGCCCGGCCCCGGACCCGTCGGACCGTCAATGAACTGCCGGGCGACGCCGGCCGCCTCGTCGGCCGGGAGGCCGAGCTCGCGCAGCTGACCGAGGCTTATGCGCCCGGTTCCCTGTCGATCGTGACGGTGGACGGTACGGCCGGTGTCGGCAAGACCGCGCTCGTCGTGCGCGCGGCCCGTGAGCTCAGCGACCAGTACCCGGACGGCAGCCTGTTCGTGGACCTGCGCGCGCACAGCACGCAGCGGCGGCATACTCCCGAGCAGGCACTGCAGCGCCTGCTGCGCTCCCTGGGAGCAGCCAAAGGCGAGTTGCCGAGCGACCTCGAAGAACTCACCGCCGCCTGGCGCGCGGCGACCAGCCCGCTACGGCTGCTCCTCGTGCTGGACGACGTCCAGGACGCCGACCAGGTGCGACCGCTGCTGCCCGCAGGAGCGGGAAGCAGGGTACTGGTGGCCGGCCGCCGACGGCTGCCCGAACTGGACGCCGACCGACGGGTCACGCTGGAGCCGCTGAGGAGCGGAGGTGCGGTGCTGCTGATCACGCACATCATCGGGGAGGAGCGCGCGAGCCGCGAGCCGGAGGCGACGCGCCGGCTGGCCGGGCTGTGCGACGGGCTGCCGCTGGCACTGCGCATCGCCGGGTCCCGGCTGCAGGACCGCCGCACCTGGACGGTGGAGTACCTGGTGGGCCGTATGGCGGGCGACGAACGCCGACTCGGCGAACTGAGCATCGGGGACCGCAGCGTCGAGGCGGCCTTCCGGCTGTCGTACGACCAGCTCGCACCCGACCAGCAGTTCGGATTCCGCGCCCTGGGCCAGGCACCGACGGTCGAGTTCGATGTGCTGGCGCCGGCGGCCATGCTCGGCCGGCCGCCCCACGACACCGAGCGGATCCTGGAAAGCCTGGTCGACGCGAACCTTCTGCAACAGCCGCGTCCGGGCCGCTACCGGTTGCACGATCTGGTCCGCGTGCACGCGCGGCGCCTCGCGGAAGCCCTGCCCGACGAGGCCGCCGGCACGCGCACGGCCGCCCTGCGCCTCTACCTGGACGCCGCCCGGATCGCCAGTGACTGGGGCCTCCCCACCGGTTTCCCCACCGGACCCCAGCCCTCCGGAGCACCGTTCGCGACCTGGAAGGACGCGGAGATCTGGCTGGATGCGGCCGGTGGAGAGCTCGTCGACGTCGTCGGACAGGCCGTGGTCCTCGGCGAGGTCGACTACGCGTGCTGGATCGCCGAGGCGCTGGTCGACTACTTCACGCGGCAGGGCCGCTACCACGAGTCCCAGACCGCTCTCGAGATCGCGCTCGCGCACGTGGACGAGGCCACCGACCCGCGGATGGCGCTCGCCCTGCGGAACTGTCTTGCCTACACCGGCGTGTACCAACGCCGGTACACGCAGTCGCGGACCGTGTTCACCGAGGCGCTCCACCTCAGCCGGCGCGGCCTCGACTCGATCGAAGAGACCCGGGCCCTCATCGGGCTGGCGTCCGTCGACGTGAGTGTGGGTGAGGCCGACCAGGCGATCTCTCGTGTCGCCGAGGCGCTGGCCGTGTACCGGGCGCCGCACAACGACTGGATCGCCTCGATCGGATTCGTCATCAAAGGCCTCGCCCACCAGTTGGAGGGACGGAACGAGGAGGCGCTGGCCGGCTTCGCCGAGGCCCGGACCCACGCCGACAGGGGCCGCAGACCGCGCATGCTCGGCAGGGTCCTGAGCTTCGCCGCCGAGATCCACCTCCGCCGCGGCCGGTACGCCGAGGCCAAGAGCCTGCTCCGCCAGGCGGTCCACCTGGTCGGGGAGGCCGGGGACGTCTTCCTCTGCGCGTGCAGCCTGACCCGGCTGGGCACGGCGGAGCAGGGCGTGGGGGATCCGGGTGCGGCCGTGGCCCTCCATCACCAGGCCCTTATCCAGCACCAGTTGCTGTCTCCGCTCACCGAACCCGCGTACGACTGGCTGGAGATGGACATTCGCTCGCGCCTGGGCCGCGCCTACCTGGCGACGGGCCGCATCCACGAGGCGCTCGGGCAGTTCCAGGCCGTGCTCGAACTGCCGGACCGCCGGCCTGGCGCCCTGTAG